One window of Medicago truncatula cultivar Jemalong A17 chromosome 2, MtrunA17r5.0-ANR, whole genome shotgun sequence genomic DNA carries:
- the LOC11440747 gene encoding transcription factor MYB61 — protein MGHHCCSKQKIKRGLWSPEEDDKLITYITTHGHKSWSSVPKFAGLQRCGKSCRLRWTNYLRPDLKRGSFTAEEEQIIIDIHRILGNRWAQIAKHLPGRTDNEVKNFWNSCIKKKLISQGLDPQTHNLLSSSHPKRNNSNYKSSNSIFILSSQMPPNTNYLIETTNQTFPSLPKPLQNNILQTPTSVSPNQYQASFNVISNQLSVPEHELPRILTENISNICSTSCNENSIWVSRVDDCRGSMLEEGTQAHVEQEKEKICEKGMDEKEVNEKEDIEMNGCFENSNFDFGLLESVLNSEFISHDLDYMDQLAWNF, from the exons ATGGGCCATCATTGTTGCAGCAAGCAGAAGATCAAAAGAGGATTATGGTCTCCTGAAGAAGATGATAAGCTTATTACATATATTACTACTCATGGACATAAAAGCTGGAGTTCTGTTCCAAAATTTGCAG GCCTGCAAAGATGTGGAAAGAGTTGCAGATTAAGATGGACAAACTATTTGAGACCAGATCTAAAAAGAGGCTCCTTCACTGCTGAAGAAGAACAGATCATAATTGACATACATAGAATTCTTGGAAACAG ATGGGCCCAAATAGCAAAGCACCTTCCTGGTAGAACTGATAATGAAGTGAAGAATTTTTGGAACTCTTGCATTAAAAAGAAGCTTATTTCTCAAGGCTTAGATCCACAAACTCAcaatttactttcttcttctcatcCTAAGAGAAACAACTCAAATTATAAAAGTTCCAATTCCATTTTCATTCTTAGTTCACAAATGCCACCAAATACTAATTATCTCATTGAAACAACAAATCAAACCTTTCCTTCACTACCTAAACCTCTACAAAATAATATTCTTCAAACTCCTACAAGTGTTTCCCCTAACCAATATCAAGCATCTTTCAATGTAATTTCAAATCAACTCAGTGTTCCCGAGCATGAACTGCCTCGAATATTAACTGAGAACATATCAAACATTTGTTCTACTTCCTGCAATGAGAATAGCATATGGGTTTCAAGAGTTGATGATTGTAGAGGTTCAATGTTAGAAGAAGGAACACAAGCTCATGTGGAGCAAGAAAAGGAGAAGATTTGTGAGAAGGGAATGgatgaaaaagaagttaatgaGAAAGAAGATATTGAAATGAATGGTTGTTTTGAGAATTCTAACTTTGATTTTGGGTTGTTGGAGAGTGTACTTAACTCTGAGTTTATATCTCATGATCTAGACTATATGGATCAACTTGCATGGAACTTTTAA